The Deltaproteobacteria bacterium nucleotide sequence TCGGGAAGGTTCCAGTAGCCCTTAAATACCATCGGGCCTTTCACCGTGATCTCCCCCACCGTCCCCACCGGAACCGGCCGGTCATAATCGTCCACAAGTCTCACCTCTGCCAGGGGCAGGACCCTGCCGGCCGAGCCCGGTCGATCGCTGTAGGGACCGAAGGTGGCCAGGCACGAGGTCTCGGTCTGACCATACAGGACATAAAATGTACCGCCCGTGACCTCCTGATATTTTTCAATGGTCTCAGGGGATTCCAAACCGGCCACCGCCCGCAGGGAGCTGATATCCGCGCCGGTCTTCTCCTGCTGATCCAGGATGGACGATAGGATGGGGGGGAACTCTATCAGAATCGAGGCCTTTTTTTCCGTAATGAGCCTTACCGCCTGTTCCGCATCGAACTTGCTCACATTGAGATTCAGGGCGCCCGCATGAAAGGCGGCCGTCACCATGAAGAGCCCGCCCACGTGAAACAGGGGTAGGATATTGAGATGGACATCTTGGGGGGTCAGATGACAGAGATAATCAAGGTGCATATCGGCACACAGCACATTGCCGTGGCTCAGCAATGCCCCTCTGGGCCGCCCCGCAACGGCCGCGGTGTGGATAATGACAAACCCGTCATCCGTATGGACCTCTTCCGGATCGAATTCATCCCCCTGATCCATCAATGACTGGAAATTTGAAAATTCACCTGATTCAGGCCCTAAATTGAAGTATTTTTCCACGGACGAAAGCCTGTCAGTCAATCCTTTGACAGAAGATTGGAATTCCTTATCTGCAAACACCACCCTCGGCTGACAGTCATTCAGATTATATCCCACCTCATCGGCAGAGAGCCGCCAGTTAATAGGGAGCATAATGGCCCCCAGGGCCGCTGCCGCACCATACAGGAGAAAATATTCAAGGCTGTTCTTTCCCACCGCCCCGATCCGGTCCCCCTTGCGGATTCCGGATTTCTGAAGCCCGCAGGCAAGGCGATCCACCTTTTCTTTATACTCGGAAAAGGTCAGGAGCCGGCCGTCATCCACCTCGTACCAGGCCTCTTTTCCGCCGAAAGCAACGGCATTACGGCTGATCAGGTCATAAAAGGTAAAATCGTATAGTCCCATAATCTTCCTCGCAAAAAAATGCCCCCTGCCGCTGATGAACAGCGGCAAAGGGCCGGATGGGCCAGCAACTATTGTGCCTGGATCTCATAAGGATATGTCTTGGATACGCCGTTGGCTGAAAATGAAAAGGAACATTCGGTAATGTGAACCGGCGTCGTTCCTTCCGGAACGCCCTTCCACCACTTCTCAAGGGCATCCCAGGGGCTTATGCCCTGGGCCTTCAATTCGAACCCGCCGGTCACCAACAGACTCAACAGGGCCGATCGCGCCGTGATCAGGGTGGTCGCCCGGATATGGTCGGTCTTGCCGGCAGGGATCCAGTATTGATCGCTGCTGTTGAAGGTCACCAAGGCGAATTTCTTGTCAAACACCACCGTAAAGGTTATCCCATCCAATAAAATTGGATAAGGGTTCTTGTTCTCCACATTAAACAGAAAGCTCATCGGGAGCATGGCGCCTCTGTCCCCCGCATCTCCCTTGGTGGGCTTTACCGCGGCCGCATAATACCAGTATCCGTCATATTGCGGCACCTCAAATGATTCAAGCGTCACATTGGGCGCAATGAAATTCTTCTCAGTGGGTTTGACCTGGGTAGTGACACAGGACATCAGGGCAACACTCAGACCAAAAATGAGCACGGTCATCAAACCTAGTCTTTTCTTCATAATAGACCTCCATATGGTTGGTTCAGCTCAGCCATCTCTTTCTCCGCTTATAATGCTTTACATCGCGAAAACTCTTTTTCCCCCCGGCCCCCATACCAAGGTAAAAATCCTTGATATCTTCGTTCTGGGCTAACTTTTCAGAGGCGTCATCCATCACAATCCTGCCGGTCTCCATGACATAGGCATAGGGCGCCACCTTCAGGGCCAGCTTGACATTCTGCTCCACCAGAAGGATGGAAATCTTCTCCTCTTGATTGAGCTTGGTGACGATATTGAAGATTTCATGGATGAGCATCGGGGCCAGGCCCATGGAAGGCTCGTCCAGCAGTACCAGTTTGGGCTCGGTCATCAAGGCCCTTCCCACAACGGTCATCTGCTGCTCACCGCCGCTCACAAACCCGGCGGTTTCGCTCCGTTTCTCAATGAGCCTGGGAAAATAGTGGTACACCATCTGAAGCTTGTCCTTGACGGACCCGGTCTTCCTCAGGTGGGCCCCCACCTTGAGATTCTCCTCAACGGTGAGGTGCTCGAACACCTTTCGCCCTTCAATGACCTGGACGATCCCGGCCTTGGCGATCTTTGCGGCCTTTTGGTGATGGATGTATTGTCCTTCATACATAATGCCGCCGTCGGTCACCTCGCCATCCTCGGTCTTCAAGAGCCCTGAAATGGCCTTGAGGGTCGTGCTCTTGCCCGCGCCGTTGGCCCCAAGCAATGCAACGATGCCCCCGCGGGCCACCTCGATCGAGACCCCTTTGAGCACCAGGATGACCTCATGGTACTTGACCTCAATATTATTAATCTTCAGGATTGCCTCTGCATTATCCAAGACCCTACCTCCAGGGGTGATGTTTTCGGTTGTCTACCATCCTAACCACTTGGTTTCCCATAATTCCGGCCATCGTTTCTTGAGGTCTATGTCCTCCACCACCTGGAATTTTCCACCCTTCCACTCCTGAATGCGGCAGCCGGTGGCGGGACGGTGATCGGTTGCGGTAAAGCTGATCGGCGCAGCGCCGAGACCGATGTCATAATTTCTGAGGGTTTCAAACCCCTCCTTCATCATGCCGGGGCCGGAGCCCTTCTTGGTGATATCGATCCCCTTCTTGTCCGCCCGTTTCAGGGCCTCCCAGGTGATCAGGGCATCCCCCCAGGCCTGGACTGTGCGATTGAGCCGTTTTCCCAAAGGTACGCCGGGGCTGTATTTCTCGGCTGAGGAAACAACCAGATCCATATTCTTCACGTCCTGCCCGAAAAAGGCGCACGGCGTGGCACCCATGACCCCTTCCGCCGCCTCTCCGGCCAGACGGGGGAGGTTTTCATCGAATCCCCAGTTATTGACGATCCAGGCGGCGCCCAGCCCGAGGGCATAGGCATCGCGGACCGTGGCCGCCACCGACATGGTGGTGTTTCCATGCCAGAGGAGATCCGGTTTGAAGGTCTTCAGGGCCATGATCTGGCTCTTGGTATCCAGGGCAAAAAGCGATACATCCTGATCCGGGCCCACTTCAAAACCCAGGAGTTCGGCCTGGTCTTTTATGGCCTTGATCGGCGCAGAGCAGTAGGGAGAGGCGAACATGTAACAGCAGGCAAATCTCGGCTTTCTCTTCCCGAAATCCGGATGTTTACTCCATTTCTTGTCAAACCAGGCGGTAATGGCGGATCTGGCATTGGTGGAATAGTCGGATGAAAAGAAGAGGTTGTAAGGGGTTTTCTTCGGGTCTGTCAGGTGCGCGGAATAGGATGCGGACACATAGGGGATCTGATCTTTGTTGACCGTAGGAGAGAGGGCCTCGGTGTCGCCGGTCCCCCATCCCATGATGACGACGTTTCCCATCCGCTTCAACATCTTGTATTTTGTGATGGCCTCGGGAACCCGGTATCCGTAGTCAAACCACGTATACTTGATCTCCTTGCCGTTGACGCCCCCCTGAGAATTGATATATTTATAGGCGTCCGACATGCCGATGGCATAATCCTTGCCCACGTCCGAGGTAGCCCCGGTCGTATCCATAATCCCGCCGACCTTGATCTCTTTGGCCGCGGCGATCGTCGAGACCCCTGCCAGGAAGACCACACCCAGCAACACTACCAACACCTTCAGAGAAATGCTTTTCTTCATAGATTTATCTCCCTTCGCTAATGTGAAAACATCCTGTTACCCTCTGTCATCAAATGAAAAAAGACGGAATCCTTTCACCTCCTTTCGAATCCTGTTTGCGTTGACAAAAACATCCATCCGTCATGTTGATATTTCATATCAGACGCTTTCGAGCGCCCTTTCAAACGGGACCCATTTCTCAGTCTAATAGGAAAAGGGCCATAGGTTGAAGTAGTTCTTTGCCTGCCACCAGCGATAGGCCAATCCATTGGGCTCGTAAATCAGAAAGGCGCAGATGGCCAGACCGAACGCCATATCCTTGATATAGGCGAAATCCATAAGAATTGAGGGGAAATACTCGGCCACGGGGAGGGCCACCATCTGGAGCAGTTCCATGACCACCACCATGAAGATGGACCCGAAGATGGCCCCCTGGATCGAACCGACTCCGCCGATCAGGATCACCCCCACCAGCCAGAGGGACAAGAACCACTGAAAGTGTTCAGGGCTCAAAGCAGCGGTGTTGCACACCCAGAACGCCCCGGCAATCCCTGCCATGAATCCGGCCACAAAGAAGGCCAGGAGCTTGTACCAGACGATATTGATGCCCAGGGTCTCGGCCGCGATATCATTATCCCGGATGGCCACCCAGGCCCGGCCCGGCTTGGAACGGAGCAGGTTGGCCAGAACGATCACCATCAATGTCAGCAGAATGGCCATGAGGTAGTAGACGCTCCGTTCATTGTCAACGACCCACGGCCCTATCTTGATGGTGCCGGGAGGGAGGGAAAAGGCCTGGCCCCTGCCGCCGATCTGGCTGATATACTGGGTCAGTATAAAATCCACGGTGATGAACTGGGCCGCCATGGTGGTCAGGATGAGATAAAAGCCTTTGACCTTTACAGAAGGGAGGCCGAAGAGGACGCTCCACAGCCCTGCCACAATCCCGGCAACGACGATGCTGATGGGATAGGCAAGCCCCGAGTCAAGAAGGGACTGGGGCCAGGGGAACTGTAGTATCAGCATGGTGCTGGTGTAGGCCCCCACCGCAATAAAGGCGGCATGACCCAGGGTGAGAAGACCGGAATATCCGATGAGGAGTTGAACCCCGAGGGCGCCCATGGCCGTATACCCGACCATGGTCCCCACGCTCATCCAATACTCACCGGCAAACAGCGGAATGCCCACAAAGACCGCGAGCAGGAGCAGGATCATCTTTCCCTTGATAAATCGCGTCTGCCACCACCCCTGATCCTCAGCATAATCCTGGTGGTAATCCCCACACGGCAACCATACACTGGACATAGGCTAACCTCGCAATCGTCAAATTTAGGAATTTGGGAATTCAGGAATTAGAAAACGAATTCCTCAATTCCTCCATTCGGAATTTCTTAATTCTGAATTTTAAACTCTCTCAATCCGCTCCCAGCCCCAGAGACCATAGGGCTTGAAGAGGAGAAACACGGCCATAAAGGCAAAAGGGACAATCTCCTTGACCCCGCCCGGAAAATACTGATCGAGATAGGTCCCTGAAAAATTCTGGAGCAGACCGATCAAAATGCCGCCCACAATGGCGCCGGGCACTGAATTGAGCCCTCCCAGGACCACGGCGGGCAAGACCAGCAGCCCCAGATAACCGACCGAGACATTGATGCCGTTGATGTTTCCGAGGAGGGCCCCGCCCACGCCCGCGCTCATGAAGGCAATGGCCCAGGCCGCCGCATATACAAACCGCGCGCTTACCCCCAAAGAGAGGGCGGCGGTCTCATCATCGGCCGTGGCCTGCATGGAAAGCCCCCATCGGGTATACTTGAAAAAGCAGACAAAGATGATCAGCAGGACAATCGACAGGATAAAAGACCAGAGATATACCGGAGATATCTGGAGGAACCCGACCGAGATGGGCTTGATGCTGAACACAGGGGGGGTGAAAACCCTGGTGTCGTTCTGCCATATATATCCCACCAGGCCTTTCAGGAAAAAAGAAAGCCCCACCGTCACCATAATAACGGCCAGAATCGGTTCGCCGATGAGTTTGTCCAGAAAAATCCGTTCCGTGAGGATACCCAAGACAATCCCCACCATCA carries:
- a CDS encoding AMP-binding protein, which encodes MGLYDFTFYDLISRNAVAFGGKEAWYEVDDGRLLTFSEYKEKVDRLACGLQKSGIRKGDRIGAVGKNSLEYFLLYGAAAALGAIMLPINWRLSADEVGYNLNDCQPRVVFADKEFQSSVKGLTDRLSSVEKYFNLGPESGEFSNFQSLMDQGDEFDPEEVHTDDGFVIIHTAAVAGRPRGALLSHGNVLCADMHLDYLCHLTPQDVHLNILPLFHVGGLFMVTAAFHAGALNLNVSKFDAEQAVRLITEKKASILIEFPPILSSILDQQEKTGADISSLRAVAGLESPETIEKYQEVTGGTFYVLYGQTETSCLATFGPYSDRPGSAGRVLPLAEVRLVDDYDRPVPVGTVGEITVKGPMVFKGYWNLPEDNAHTFREGWHHTGDQGRFDEEGFLWYAGRKAEKELIKPGGENVYPAEVEKAILEHPAVLKTVVFGVPDPKWKEGIKAVCQLKEGESLDEQELKEFVGKRIARYKKPQYVEFVALLPELEDGAIDRAKVKELYGQEG
- a CDS encoding ABC transporter ATP-binding protein, whose amino-acid sequence is MDNAEAILKINNIEVKYHEVILVLKGVSIEVARGGIVALLGANGAGKSTTLKAISGLLKTEDGEVTDGGIMYEGQYIHHQKAAKIAKAGIVQVIEGRKVFEHLTVEENLKVGAHLRKTGSVKDKLQMVYHYFPRLIEKRSETAGFVSGGEQQMTVVGRALMTEPKLVLLDEPSMGLAPMLIHEIFNIVTKLNQEEKISILLVEQNVKLALKVAPYAYVMETGRIVMDDASEKLAQNEDIKDFYLGMGAGGKKSFRDVKHYKRRKRWLS
- a CDS encoding ABC transporter substrate-binding protein, whose amino-acid sequence is MKKSISLKVLVVLLGVVFLAGVSTIAAAKEIKVGGIMDTTGATSDVGKDYAIGMSDAYKYINSQGGVNGKEIKYTWFDYGYRVPEAITKYKMLKRMGNVVIMGWGTGDTEALSPTVNKDQIPYVSASYSAHLTDPKKTPYNLFFSSDYSTNARSAITAWFDKKWSKHPDFGKRKPRFACCYMFASPYCSAPIKAIKDQAELLGFEVGPDQDVSLFALDTKSQIMALKTFKPDLLWHGNTTMSVAATVRDAYALGLGAAWIVNNWGFDENLPRLAGEAAEGVMGATPCAFFGQDVKNMDLVVSSAEKYSPGVPLGKRLNRTVQAWGDALITWEALKRADKKGIDITKKGSGPGMMKEGFETLRNYDIGLGAAPISFTATDHRPATGCRIQEWKGGKFQVVEDIDLKKRWPELWETKWLGW
- a CDS encoding branched-chain amino acid ABC transporter permease: MSSVWLPCGDYHQDYAEDQGWWQTRFIKGKMILLLLAVFVGIPLFAGEYWMSVGTMVGYTAMGALGVQLLIGYSGLLTLGHAAFIAVGAYTSTMLILQFPWPQSLLDSGLAYPISIVVAGIVAGLWSVLFGLPSVKVKGFYLILTTMAAQFITVDFILTQYISQIGGRGQAFSLPPGTIKIGPWVVDNERSVYYLMAILLTLMVIVLANLLRSKPGRAWVAIRDNDIAAETLGINIVWYKLLAFFVAGFMAGIAGAFWVCNTAALSPEHFQWFLSLWLVGVILIGGVGSIQGAIFGSIFMVVVMELLQMVALPVAEYFPSILMDFAYIKDMAFGLAICAFLIYEPNGLAYRWWQAKNYFNLWPFSY
- a CDS encoding branched-chain amino acid ABC transporter permease, with the translated sequence MELFLMTLTTGVMVGGIYALVALGWVLIYKCSGVLNLAMGELTIIGAYVSYTFHSVGIPFVPAVLLTLMVGIVLGILTERIFLDKLIGEPILAVIMVTVGLSFFLKGLVGYIWQNDTRVFTPPVFSIKPISVGFLQISPVYLWSFILSIVLLIIFVCFFKYTRWGLSMQATADDETAALSLGVSARFVYAAAWAIAFMSAGVGGALLGNINGINVSVGYLGLLVLPAVVLGGLNSVPGAIVGGILIGLLQNFSGTYLDQYFPGGVKEIVPFAFMAVFLLFKPYGLWGWERIERV